In one Niallia taxi genomic region, the following are encoded:
- a CDS encoding C39 family peptidase: protein MSHFKLIFLMVLLITSLKPETRFDIASVASAEGAQATPVASPQTGRSIRLNVPLIKQNPDLKYGCEVTSLAMVLQYAGVKVTKMDLYKKVAKDSDPLIKKHGDIISWGDPAVGFVGDMTGRRSGYAVFDQPIEDLVNHYLPERAVNLTNLSFSAVEKHVSDGFPVVVWTTGDYRLPDRWESWEHKGRTIKTPLDLHAVVLVGYDKNYVYLNDPLSGRKNVKVNKARFIKSWAALKNRAVSYR, encoded by the coding sequence ATGAGTCATTTCAAATTGATTTTTCTGATGGTGCTTCTGATAACTTCCTTGAAGCCAGAAACTAGGTTCGATATAGCTTCCGTCGCATCCGCTGAAGGTGCTCAAGCAACGCCTGTTGCCTCTCCTCAAACGGGCAGGTCTATCAGGCTTAATGTACCATTAATTAAGCAGAATCCAGACTTAAAGTATGGATGTGAGGTCACCAGTTTGGCTATGGTGCTGCAATATGCAGGTGTAAAGGTCACAAAAATGGATTTATACAAAAAAGTAGCCAAGGATTCTGACCCTCTTATCAAAAAACATGGAGATATTATTAGCTGGGGTGACCCGGCAGTCGGGTTTGTTGGAGATATGACAGGTCGAAGAAGCGGCTATGCTGTTTTTGATCAACCAATTGAAGATTTAGTGAATCATTATTTGCCTGAAAGGGCCGTTAATTTAACGAATCTTTCTTTCTCTGCTGTTGAAAAGCATGTATCTGATGGTTTTCCTGTTGTAGTTTGGACAACTGGTGACTATAGGCTGCCAGACAGATGGGAATCTTGGGAGCATAAAGGAAGAACCATTAAAACACCACTTGACCTTCACGCTGTTGTACTAGTTGGTTACGACAAAAATTATGTTTATCTTAATGATCCACTGTCAGGAAGAAAAAATGTGAAGGTAAATAAAGCGCGTTTTATTAAATCATGGGCAGCTTTAAAAAATCGGGCTGTCAGTTATAGATAA
- a CDS encoding putative bifunctional diguanylate cyclase/phosphodiesterase, giving the protein MNGLYEILNDENHKNINNRIERIIFEIIFKHINDMVYIMKAEPGPLFTYVFANEAAYAHAKLAPNYIGKTLQEVLLPSLAEVLQEEYGIVYDTKAMRVFSDEVILPEGINRYGESVLTPILDTDGYVKFIVSVTRDVTKLQEEKQRLIEREQQIRSIVDHNLDAVLGIDLHGSIYTVNPAGEKLTGYSLEKILNRSIFELIDEDSLTYFKDQIRKCRLTHLSQSIDSLLKMKNGHVLNLHIKIIPILVNNSAQGMYIILRDMSEKKETAEKIRYMAFHDQLTGLYNRRALLEDLNMEIKKAKENGTEIALLTIDLDRFKYINDTFGHIVGDQILIKVADRLLEFNNVDCHVYRQGGDEFIIILANITRQKATSFAQAILSRFASSFYLDSQEYYITPSIGISMYPNDGKDEGTLIKNADEALFRVKERGKAHYQFYRSDMNITLTNIVTMETNLRKAVQNEELTLFYQPQIDLKDKTIKSVEALLRWECPTLGFVSPGEFIPLAEDTGLIIPIGNWVIETACKQISSWLKTFGNGIRIAVNISPKQFEQPNFVDIIKSAIIKNDIPANLLEIEITEGAMHNSKEAIPVLRKLKELGVIISVDDFGTGYSSLSYIKQFPIDILKIDQSFVRDVLENVKDAAIITTIIHLGKNLGMDVIAEGVECQEQADILLAANCHKAQGFYYSRPLPASEVEKLLLSRANFGNRNEKADN; this is encoded by the coding sequence ATGAATGGATTATATGAGATCCTAAATGATGAAAATCATAAAAATATAAACAATCGAATTGAGAGAATCATATTTGAAATCATTTTTAAGCATATCAATGATATGGTTTACATTATGAAGGCAGAACCTGGCCCGCTTTTTACTTATGTTTTTGCAAATGAGGCTGCATATGCGCATGCGAAACTCGCCCCAAACTATATTGGGAAAACCTTGCAGGAGGTTCTTTTACCAAGTTTAGCCGAGGTCCTTCAGGAAGAATATGGTATTGTTTATGACACCAAAGCAATGCGTGTTTTTTCTGATGAAGTCATCCTGCCAGAAGGAATCAATCGTTATGGGGAGTCTGTTTTGACACCTATTTTGGATACAGACGGGTATGTGAAATTTATTGTGTCTGTGACAAGAGATGTAACAAAGCTACAGGAAGAAAAACAGAGACTCATTGAGAGAGAACAGCAAATTCGCTCCATTGTCGACCACAATCTTGATGCCGTTCTAGGAATCGATTTACATGGTTCCATTTATACGGTTAACCCAGCTGGGGAAAAGCTGACAGGATACTCGTTAGAAAAGATTCTAAACAGGTCCATTTTTGAATTAATTGATGAAGACAGCCTCACATACTTTAAGGATCAAATTAGAAAATGCCGGTTGACACATTTGTCCCAGTCGATTGACAGTTTGTTAAAAATGAAGAATGGTCATGTCCTTAATCTTCATATTAAAATTATTCCTATCCTTGTAAATAATAGTGCACAAGGAATGTATATCATCTTAAGAGATATGTCAGAGAAAAAAGAAACAGCAGAAAAAATCAGATACATGGCTTTCCATGATCAGCTCACAGGACTGTATAACAGAAGAGCACTGTTGGAAGATTTAAATATGGAAATAAAGAAAGCGAAAGAAAATGGAACAGAAATTGCACTGCTGACAATTGACCTTGACAGGTTCAAATATATTAATGACACATTTGGTCATATAGTTGGCGATCAAATATTGATAAAGGTTGCAGACCGGCTGTTAGAATTTAATAATGTGGATTGTCATGTGTATAGGCAAGGCGGAGATGAGTTCATTATTATTCTTGCAAACATCACGAGGCAGAAGGCAACCTCTTTTGCTCAAGCAATCCTGTCAAGATTTGCGAGCTCCTTTTACTTGGATTCACAGGAATACTATATTACCCCAAGCATTGGCATAAGTATGTACCCGAATGATGGGAAGGATGAAGGCACGCTCATTAAAAATGCAGATGAAGCATTATTCAGAGTGAAGGAAAGAGGCAAAGCTCATTATCAATTTTATCGGTCTGATATGAATATTACCTTAACAAACATTGTAACAATGGAGACAAATTTACGGAAAGCTGTACAAAACGAGGAGCTGACCTTATTTTATCAGCCTCAAATTGACTTGAAGGACAAGACAATTAAGAGTGTAGAAGCACTGCTTAGATGGGAATGCCCTACATTAGGTTTCGTTTCTCCTGGAGAATTTATCCCCCTTGCAGAGGATACAGGCCTTATCATTCCAATTGGAAACTGGGTCATTGAAACAGCATGCAAGCAAATCAGCAGCTGGCTGAAGACTTTTGGCAATGGCATCCGCATTGCAGTCAATATTTCTCCCAAACAATTCGAACAACCTAACTTTGTAGATATCATTAAGTCAGCGATTATAAAAAATGATATACCGGCAAATTTGCTTGAAATCGAAATAACAGAAGGCGCCATGCATAATTCAAAGGAGGCAATTCCTGTATTAAGGAAATTGAAGGAGCTTGGTGTTATCATATCTGTTGATGATTTCGGGACGGGGTATTCTTCGTTAAGCTATATTAAGCAATTTCCAATCGATATTTTAAAAATTGATCAATCATTTGTCAGAGATGTATTGGAAAATGTTAAGGATGCAGCGATTATTACAACCATCATTCACTTAGGAAAAAACCTGGGGATGGACGTTATTGCTGAAGGTGTAGAATGTCAGGAGCAGGCAGATATTCTGCTAGCAGCAAATTGCCATAAGGCACAAGGTTTTTACTATTCCAGACCACTTCCAGCTAGTGAAGTGGAGAAGTTATTATTGTCTCGCGCAAACTTTGGAAATAGGAATGAAAAAGCGGATAATTGA
- a CDS encoding YkyB family protein, protein MHKHPSKMPQLNPTIDNLSQSISVVNRHAKTATDPKFLYKLKQASLQKLLFEGKAKKIGLHFSGNPRNSQQQSDILVQCGEYTFHLPPTKKDFEELPHLGSLNQNVRNPKSTISLNQAKKLLIAYTGLKEDKPDQNKPQNKRYVKPVFKKLGESY, encoded by the coding sequence ATGCACAAGCATCCGTCAAAAATGCCGCAATTGAACCCAACGATTGACAACCTCTCACAATCCATTTCAGTAGTTAATCGCCATGCTAAAACAGCAACAGATCCAAAGTTTCTTTACAAGCTAAAACAAGCTAGTCTGCAAAAACTGCTGTTTGAAGGTAAAGCAAAAAAAATCGGACTTCATTTTTCAGGCAATCCAAGAAACAGTCAGCAGCAATCTGATATATTGGTACAATGTGGAGAATATACCTTCCACCTACCTCCAACAAAAAAAGATTTTGAAGAACTGCCCCATCTTGGCTCCTTAAACCAAAATGTCAGGAATCCAAAATCAACCATTTCCCTTAATCAGGCAAAAAAACTGCTCATCGCTTATACTGGATTAAAAGAAGACAAGCCGGATCAAAACAAGCCTCAAAACAAACGTTATGTTAAGCCTGTTTTTAAAAAGCTCGGTGAAAGCTACTAA
- a CDS encoding chemotaxis protein, which produces MNKDKGILLETGTNELEIVEFGVGKNKFGINVIKVKEIINPVPITTIPHAHPNVEGIMELRGEVLPVVNLANALGLPPSEEPEKDKFIVSEFNKTKIIFHVHNVSQIHRISWEDIEKPSEMYQGAESQIIGVIKLNGEMILLLDFERIVVDINPESGINVQQVKRLGARERSNKQLIVVEDSPLLRKLLEDTLSEAGYDKVQFFENGREAYDYLEGINESGKSVEDIVQLVITDIEMPQMDGHHLTRKIKEDANLGQLPVIIFSSLITEDLRHKGKRVGANAQVSKPEIAELILLVDEHII; this is translated from the coding sequence ATGAACAAAGATAAAGGCATTTTGTTAGAAACGGGTACAAATGAATTAGAAATCGTCGAATTTGGGGTAGGTAAAAATAAATTTGGGATTAATGTTATCAAGGTAAAAGAAATTATTAACCCAGTGCCGATTACAACTATTCCCCATGCCCATCCTAATGTAGAGGGCATCATGGAGCTGAGAGGAGAGGTTCTGCCTGTAGTCAACTTGGCAAATGCTCTTGGCTTACCACCTTCAGAGGAGCCAGAGAAAGATAAGTTTATTGTATCTGAGTTTAATAAAACAAAAATTATCTTTCATGTACATAATGTCTCCCAGATACATCGTATCTCATGGGAAGACATTGAAAAGCCATCTGAAATGTACCAAGGGGCTGAAAGCCAAATCATTGGTGTTATTAAGCTGAACGGGGAAATGATTTTGTTGCTTGATTTTGAACGTATTGTCGTAGACATTAACCCAGAATCAGGAATTAATGTGCAGCAAGTGAAAAGATTAGGTGCTCGTGAAAGAAGCAATAAGCAGCTTATCGTTGTTGAGGATTCACCATTATTAAGAAAACTGCTGGAGGATACGCTGTCAGAGGCAGGGTATGATAAGGTGCAATTCTTTGAAAATGGGCGAGAAGCATACGATTATTTAGAAGGAATAAATGAGTCAGGCAAAAGCGTAGAAGATATTGTCCAGCTTGTTATTACAGATATAGAAATGCCGCAAATGGATGGCCATCATTTAACAAGAAAAATCAAAGAGGATGCGAACCTGGGACAATTGCCGGTTATCATTTTCTCCTCCTTAATTACGGAAGATTTAAGACATAAAGGAAAACGAGTTGGGGCAAACGCTCAAGTCAGCAAACCAGAAATTGCTGAATTGATACTGCTTGTTGATGAGCATATCATTTAA
- a CDS encoding MFS transporter, whose translation MEQSKTQSQKLRGTALYFSLPILAWALYDAANTIFSSNINTIFFPLYLQEIIGTNKVQEQIASTVITYSNALASFLLVLFSPLFGVLMDRTGRKKKYIIIFTILTVLGTILMGVVGGITFEGSIMGIPMSLFFVILLFVFAKFAYHSSLVFYDTMISDLGTKEQMPLISGFGVAVGYMGTLIGLAVYLFVGDGDYYRSFIPTGLLFLLLSLPLFFIIKDTPKQTAEKQSFLSGYKEIFETFKQARKYREIFTFMIAYFFLNDAVATTIAVMAVYANTVVGISAGKFIILYLVSTLSSIIGSFIFGYIAKKIGAYKSIRIVGILLVVALIIAAVAWNELQFWIAGSMFGIALGSMWVTSRAYIVEITPEEKRGQFFGLFAFSGKVSSIVGPLLYGSITFIFADLGNTASRMALGSLIILTVIGLIIHGKVQKSTK comes from the coding sequence ATGGAACAATCAAAGACACAATCACAGAAATTGCGTGGTACAGCACTATATTTTTCCTTGCCGATACTCGCTTGGGCCCTGTATGATGCGGCAAATACAATATTTTCTTCCAATATTAATACGATATTTTTCCCATTATATTTACAAGAAATCATTGGTACAAATAAAGTTCAAGAACAAATAGCTAGTACTGTAATCACGTATTCTAATGCATTAGCCAGCTTTTTGTTAGTTTTATTTTCGCCTTTATTTGGCGTTTTGATGGATAGGACTGGCAGAAAAAAGAAATATATTATTATATTCACCATTCTTACTGTTCTTGGTACCATTCTTATGGGAGTTGTTGGGGGGATAACCTTCGAGGGTTCTATAATGGGCATTCCAATGTCATTATTTTTCGTCATATTATTATTTGTTTTTGCCAAGTTTGCCTATCATTCTAGTCTTGTGTTTTATGATACGATGATTTCTGATTTAGGCACAAAAGAGCAAATGCCACTTATTTCGGGATTCGGTGTAGCTGTTGGCTATATGGGAACATTAATTGGCCTTGCCGTCTACCTGTTTGTCGGAGATGGTGATTATTATCGCTCCTTTATTCCAACAGGCCTGCTGTTTCTCTTATTGTCTTTACCGCTTTTCTTTATAATTAAAGACACTCCAAAACAGACTGCCGAAAAGCAATCTTTTCTATCTGGGTATAAGGAAATCTTTGAAACGTTTAAACAGGCTCGGAAATACCGTGAAATCTTCACATTCATGATTGCTTATTTCTTTTTAAATGATGCAGTTGCAACGACCATCGCTGTAATGGCGGTTTATGCAAATACGGTAGTTGGTATTTCGGCAGGAAAGTTTATCATTTTATATTTGGTCTCTACCTTATCAAGCATTATCGGGTCGTTTATTTTCGGTTATATTGCCAAGAAAATAGGTGCTTACAAATCAATCCGAATTGTTGGGATTCTTCTTGTGGTGGCATTGATTATCGCAGCAGTTGCATGGAACGAATTGCAGTTTTGGATTGCAGGAAGCATGTTTGGTATTGCGCTTGGAAGTATGTGGGTTACATCAAGGGCTTATATTGTTGAAATTACGCCAGAAGAAAAACGTGGCCAATTCTTTGGATTATTTGCCTTCTCAGGTAAGGTTTCATCAATTGTAGGACCACTCTTATATGGAAGCATTACCTTTATTTTTGCTGATTTAGGCAATACTGCAAGCAGAATGGCATTAGGCTCACTGATTATCTTAACTGTCATCGGCTTAATCATTCATGGGAAAGTGCAAAAGAGTACTAAATAA
- a CDS encoding aminotransferase A produces the protein MEYLINKKVKDIEISGIRKFSNMVAGKEGMLALTIGQPDFPTPAHIKEAAKKAIDEDFTTYTHNAGDLALRQAACDFVAKKYSLNYHPATEVIVTTGASEAIDIAFRTILEEGVEVILPGPVYPGYEPIIRLCGATPIYVDIKENDFRFTAELIEPYITDKTRCIVLPYPSNPTGVSLNKKELVAIADLLQDKDIFVLADEIYSELLFDATHISIGSFLREKTIVINGLSKSHSMTGWRIGFLFAPENICQQILKVHQYNVTCASSISQQAALQALTVGIDDSLPMKKEYKKRRDYLYSRLTDIGLEVVNPDGAFYFFIKIPVSGITSFDFCLDLVEKANLAVVPGSAFSPLGEGYFRISFAYSFDTLKEACDRLGTYLDTLK, from the coding sequence ATGGAATATTTGATAAATAAAAAAGTAAAGGATATTGAAATATCCGGAATTCGTAAATTCTCCAATATGGTTGCAGGCAAAGAGGGCATGCTTGCACTGACGATTGGTCAGCCTGATTTCCCTACACCTGCTCACATTAAAGAAGCTGCAAAAAAAGCCATTGACGAGGATTTCACCACATACACACACAACGCAGGAGATTTGGCGCTAAGACAAGCTGCTTGTGACTTTGTCGCAAAAAAATACAGTTTAAACTATCATCCAGCAACAGAGGTTATCGTAACTACGGGTGCTAGTGAGGCAATTGATATTGCCTTCCGTACAATATTAGAGGAAGGTGTTGAAGTTATTCTGCCAGGTCCTGTGTATCCTGGTTATGAGCCGATTATCCGCTTATGTGGTGCAACGCCCATTTACGTTGATATTAAAGAGAATGACTTTCGTTTTACAGCAGAGCTCATTGAACCTTACATAACGGATAAAACAAGATGTATCGTTCTTCCATACCCAAGCAATCCGACAGGGGTCAGCTTAAATAAAAAAGAGCTAGTGGCAATAGCTGATTTACTGCAGGACAAAGATATCTTTGTACTGGCAGATGAAATATACAGTGAGCTGCTTTTTGACGCAACTCATATTTCTATCGGCAGTTTCCTCAGAGAGAAAACGATTGTCATTAACGGGTTATCGAAATCCCATAGCATGACAGGCTGGCGTATTGGCTTTTTATTTGCTCCTGAAAATATTTGTCAGCAAATACTAAAGGTTCATCAGTACAATGTAACATGTGCCTCGTCTATATCTCAACAAGCAGCCTTGCAGGCATTAACTGTTGGCATTGATGACAGTCTGCCAATGAAGAAGGAGTACAAAAAAAGACGGGATTATCTTTATTCCCGTTTGACGGATATCGGTTTAGAGGTCGTTAATCCAGACGGTGCCTTTTATTTCTTCATTAAGATTCCTGTGTCTGGCATTACATCATTTGACTTCTGTTTAGATTTAGTCGAAAAAGCCAATTTGGCAGTTGTTCCAGGTAGTGCCTTTTCTCCTTTAGGAGAAGGTTATTTCCGTATTTCTTTCGCATATTCTTTTGATACATTAAAAGAAGCTTGTGACAGGCTTGGTACTTATCTAGATACCCTTAAATAA
- a CDS encoding NAD(P)-dependent oxidoreductase, with translation MLTNENTVIGFIGVGVMGKSMARNLMTNGYPVVVYNRTKEKAEELLNDGAAWAESPREVAEKANVIITIVGYPKDVEEVYLGKDGIINNAQANTYVIDMTTSTPSLAKRIYEEAKSKSIHALDAPVSGGDIGAREAKLSIMVGGAEEDFAAVLPIFEILGTNIVYQGSAGAGQHTKMCNQIAIASNMIGVCEAIVYAEKAGLNPDNVLKSITTGAAGSFSLSNLAPRIIKGDFDPGFYIKHFIKDIRIAMEEAKQMEMETPGLALAENLYSRLAALGQDELGTQALYKYWQQ, from the coding sequence ATGTTGACTAATGAGAATACTGTAATTGGTTTTATTGGTGTCGGAGTTATGGGGAAAAGCATGGCCAGAAACCTAATGACAAACGGTTATCCTGTTGTCGTTTACAACCGCACGAAGGAAAAGGCTGAGGAATTGCTGAATGATGGTGCTGCTTGGGCGGAGAGTCCGAGAGAAGTGGCTGAAAAAGCAAATGTAATTATTACAATTGTTGGCTATCCGAAGGACGTAGAAGAGGTGTATTTAGGCAAGGATGGCATTATTAACAATGCGCAAGCAAATACATATGTAATTGATATGACTACTTCCACTCCAAGCTTAGCAAAAAGAATTTATGAAGAAGCAAAGAGCAAAAGCATACATGCCTTGGATGCTCCAGTTTCAGGCGGAGATATTGGTGCGAGAGAGGCGAAGCTTTCGATAATGGTTGGTGGTGCTGAAGAAGATTTCGCAGCTGTACTGCCAATTTTCGAAATTTTAGGAACAAACATTGTCTATCAAGGTAGTGCCGGCGCTGGTCAGCATACGAAAATGTGCAACCAGATTGCAATAGCTTCTAATATGATTGGTGTTTGTGAAGCAATAGTTTATGCAGAAAAGGCTGGACTGAATCCAGATAATGTTCTCAAAAGCATCACAACAGGAGCTGCTGGCAGTTTTTCGCTGTCAAATCTAGCGCCGAGAATTATTAAAGGGGATTTTGATCCAGGATTTTATATTAAGCATTTCATTAAAGACATAAGGATTGCCATGGAGGAAGCAAAGCAGATGGAGATGGAAACTCCAGGCTTGGCTCTTGCAGAAAATTTATATAGCAGACTTGCTGCTCTAGGACAAGATGAGCTCGGTACACAAGCATTGTATAAGTATTGGCAGCAATAA
- the ptsP gene encoding phosphoenolpyruvate--protein phosphotransferase produces MSFLQGIAASSGIAIAKAYRLVEPNLSFEKKTVEDAAAEINRFQEALSTSKQELDAIREKAKTELGADKAAIFEAHLLVLSDPELIAPIEDKINTESVNAEVALKETTDMFINMFESMDNEYMQERAADIRDVTKRVLSHLLGVHLANPSMISEEVVVVAEDLTPSDTAQLNRQFVKGFTTDIGGRTSHSAIMARSLEIPAVVGTKKVTEEISNGDLVIVDGLKGEIHINPTPEVVESYKKIAAEYEEQKAEWAKLVNEKTVSADGVHVELAANIGTPNDLEGVTSNGGEAVGLYRTEFLYMGRDQLPTEDEQFESYKAVLEGMKGKPVVVRTLDIGGDKELPYLELPKEMNPFLGFRAIRLCLEETGIFRTQLRALLRASSYGNLKIMFPMIATLNEFRAAKALLEEERANLIAEGVTVADKIELGIMVEIPSTAVLADQFAKEVDFFSIGTNDLIQYTMAADRMNERVSYLYQPYNPSILRLVKMVIDAAHKEGKWAGMCGEMAGDETAIPLLLGLGLDEFSMSATSILKARSQILSLSKKEMEELAEKALQMSTTEEVMEAVKAAAKLS; encoded by the coding sequence ATGAGTTTTTTACAAGGAATTGCGGCCTCTAGTGGAATTGCCATTGCAAAAGCATATCGTTTAGTAGAACCAAATTTATCATTTGAAAAGAAAACAGTAGAAGATGCTGCTGCTGAAATTAACCGTTTTCAAGAAGCTCTTTCTACTTCTAAGCAAGAGTTAGATGCTATTCGTGAAAAAGCGAAAACAGAATTAGGTGCTGATAAAGCAGCTATTTTCGAAGCTCATCTTTTAGTATTGAGCGATCCTGAATTAATCGCTCCAATCGAAGACAAAATCAATACAGAATCAGTAAATGCTGAAGTTGCCCTAAAAGAAACAACAGATATGTTTATTAACATGTTTGAATCAATGGATAATGAGTACATGCAAGAGCGTGCTGCTGATATCCGTGACGTAACTAAAAGGGTTCTTTCACACTTACTTGGCGTACATTTAGCTAATCCAAGCATGATTTCAGAAGAGGTTGTAGTTGTTGCGGAGGACTTAACTCCATCTGATACAGCTCAATTAAACCGTCAATTTGTTAAAGGCTTTACTACAGATATCGGCGGAAGAACTTCTCACTCTGCTATCATGGCTCGTTCTTTGGAAATTCCTGCAGTTGTTGGAACGAAAAAAGTAACGGAAGAAATCTCAAACGGCGATTTAGTAATTGTTGACGGATTGAAAGGTGAAATTCACATCAATCCAACACCAGAAGTAGTGGAAAGCTACAAAAAAATCGCTGCAGAATATGAAGAGCAAAAAGCTGAGTGGGCTAAGCTTGTTAATGAGAAAACTGTCAGCGCTGATGGTGTGCATGTAGAACTTGCTGCAAACATCGGAACTCCAAACGATTTAGAAGGTGTTACTTCAAACGGTGGAGAAGCAGTTGGTCTTTACAGAACTGAATTCCTTTACATGGGAAGAGATCAGCTTCCAACAGAAGATGAGCAGTTCGAATCTTACAAAGCTGTTCTTGAAGGCATGAAAGGTAAACCAGTTGTTGTTCGTACATTGGATATCGGTGGGGACAAAGAGCTTCCATACCTTGAGCTTCCAAAAGAAATGAACCCATTCCTTGGATTCCGTGCAATTCGTCTATGTTTAGAGGAAACTGGAATCTTCCGTACGCAATTAAGAGCATTGCTTCGTGCAAGCTCATATGGAAACTTGAAAATCATGTTCCCAATGATTGCAACATTAAACGAATTCCGTGCTGCTAAAGCATTGCTTGAAGAAGAAAGAGCAAACCTGATTGCTGAAGGCGTAACAGTTGCTGATAAGATTGAACTTGGAATCATGGTTGAGATTCCATCAACTGCTGTATTGGCTGACCAATTTGCTAAAGAAGTTGATTTCTTCAGCATCGGAACAAATGACTTGATTCAATACACAATGGCTGCTGACCGCATGAACGAAAGAGTTTCATACCTGTATCAGCCTTACAATCCATCCATTCTTCGTCTTGTTAAGATGGTTATTGATGCTGCGCATAAAGAAGGCAAATGGGCTGGAATGTGTGGAGAGATGGCTGGAGACGAAACGGCAATTCCATTATTGCTTGGTTTAGGATTAGATGAATTCTCCATGAGTGCTACATCTATCCTTAAAGCAAGATCACAAATTCTTAGCCTGTCTAAAAAAGAAATGGAAGAGCTTGCTGAAAAAGCATTGCAAATGTCCACAACTGAAGAAGTTATGGAAGCTGTTAAAGCAGCAGCTAAACTTTCTTAA
- a CDS encoding phosphocarrier protein HPr, with the protein MVEKQFKVIADTGIHARPATLLVQAASKFDSEINLEYKEKKVNLKSIMGVMSLGIGQGADIKIIAEGSDETEAINGLEETLKKEGLAE; encoded by the coding sequence ATGGTAGAAAAACAATTTAAAGTTATCGCAGATACAGGGATTCATGCACGACCTGCAACGCTTTTAGTACAAGCTGCAAGCAAATTTGATTCAGAAATTAACCTTGAGTACAAAGAAAAAAAGGTTAACCTTAAGTCTATCATGGGTGTTATGTCCCTTGGAATTGGCCAAGGCGCTGATATCAAAATCATTGCTGAGGGCAGTGACGAGACAGAAGCAATTAATGGTTTAGAAGAAACATTGAAAAAGGAAGGACTTGCTGAATAA